One Anas platyrhynchos isolate ZD024472 breed Pekin duck chromosome 2, IASCAAS_PekinDuck_T2T, whole genome shotgun sequence DNA segment encodes these proteins:
- the LOC119712966 gene encoding tRNA selenocysteine 1-associated protein 1-like isoform X1, whose translation MGPQASFKGKDLLGKKRECLQAYSWWRTPQKKQKKRNKINPGRIEFVSSSSSARPDYSIFVGELTPEVGDFQLCDYFLKRYPSCIDCKIATDLLGYSRGYAYVRFGEQGDQMRALQDCQNAPGLGGKRIRLSIGISKR comes from the exons ATGGGACCCCAGGCTTCTTTCAAGGGCAAG GACTTGCTTGGGAAAAAACGAGAATGCCTCCAGGCCTACAGCTGGTGGAGAACaccacagaaaaaacaaaagaaaaggaacaaaataaacCCAGGAAGAATAGAGTTTGTTAGTAGTAGTAGTTCAGCCAG acCAGATTATTCAATATTTGTTGGGGAGCTTACCCCAGAAGTGGGTGATTTCCAGCTCTGTGACTATTTCCTAAAGAGGTATCCCTCATGTATTGACTGCAAAATAGCAACAGACCTGCTGGGATATTCCAG AGGGTATGCCTACGTCAGATTTGGTGAGCAAGGTGATCAGATGAGGGCACTGCAAGACTGCCAGAATGCACCAGGTCTGGGGGGAAAACGAATCCGGCTGAGCATAGGAATTTCTAAAAGGTAA
- the LOC119712966 gene encoding tRNA selenocysteine 1-associated protein 1-like isoform X2, producing MANQDLLGKKRECLQAYSWWRTPQKKQKKRNKINPGRIEFVSSSSSARPDYSIFVGELTPEVGDFQLCDYFLKRYPSCIDCKIATDLLGYSRGYAYVRFGEQGDQMRALQDCQNAPGLGGKRIRLSIGISKR from the exons ATGGCAAACCAG GACTTGCTTGGGAAAAAACGAGAATGCCTCCAGGCCTACAGCTGGTGGAGAACaccacagaaaaaacaaaagaaaaggaacaaaataaacCCAGGAAGAATAGAGTTTGTTAGTAGTAGTAGTTCAGCCAG acCAGATTATTCAATATTTGTTGGGGAGCTTACCCCAGAAGTGGGTGATTTCCAGCTCTGTGACTATTTCCTAAAGAGGTATCCCTCATGTATTGACTGCAAAATAGCAACAGACCTGCTGGGATATTCCAG AGGGTATGCCTACGTCAGATTTGGTGAGCAAGGTGATCAGATGAGGGCACTGCAAGACTGCCAGAATGCACCAGGTCTGGGGGGAAAACGAATCCGGCTGAGCATAGGAATTTCTAAAAGGTAA